From a region of the Nitrospira sp. genome:
- the rpmA gene encoding 50S ribosomal protein L27: MATNKGGGSSRNGRDSNPQYLGVKAYGGQTVTAGSIIVRQRGTKFFPGFNVDLGRDHTLFAKMSGVVKFEGGRGRRKVSVYPVPTKS; the protein is encoded by the coding sequence ATGGCGACAAACAAAGGCGGCGGATCATCACGTAACGGCCGCGACAGCAATCCTCAATATTTAGGTGTGAAGGCCTATGGCGGTCAAACGGTTACCGCCGGCAGCATTATCGTCCGCCAGCGTGGTACCAAGTTTTTTCCTGGGTTCAATGTGGACCTTGGGAGGGACCATACCTTGTTCGCCAAAATGAGCGGCGTGGTCAAGTTTGAGGGTGGACGCGGCAGACGAAAGGTCAGCGTGTACCCCGTTCCAACCAAGTCCTGA
- the rplU gene encoding 50S ribosomal protein L21, with amino-acid sequence MYAIVETGGKQYRVETGSTIQVQSLAGDVGAQVELDQVHLVHGDAGVMIGQPLLSGAKVTAEIVRHGRTRSITVFKKKRRKNYRRTRGHRQGFTKLLITNIATA; translated from the coding sequence ATGTACGCAATCGTTGAAACGGGTGGTAAACAATATCGGGTCGAAACAGGTTCTACGATTCAGGTTCAAAGCCTGGCCGGAGACGTCGGGGCTCAGGTCGAACTCGACCAGGTTCATCTCGTGCACGGCGATGCCGGTGTCATGATCGGACAACCGCTACTGAGCGGTGCCAAAGTCACAGCCGAAATCGTGCGGCACGGACGGACTCGATCGATCACCGTGTTTAAGAAGAAACGCCGTAAGAACTACCGCCGCACCCGTGGACACCGACAAGGATTCACCAAGCTGTTGATCACGAACATTGCAACGGCCTAA
- a CDS encoding PilZ domain-containing protein — protein sequence MPATNKFVIRTYHRIPVRCEVYYLGGDFLGKGTVMNLCRNGFRVLGDHQVVPGMELVIRLTLPDRDEPVEIQRVIVRWVRGLLFGAKVVTMSPDGEDRVGTFLSSRLRAYCASS from the coding sequence ATGCCTGCTACCAACAAATTTGTGATTCGTACGTATCACCGGATTCCGGTTCGCTGCGAGGTGTACTACCTGGGCGGAGATTTTCTCGGAAAGGGAACCGTGATGAACCTGTGTCGTAACGGATTCCGTGTGCTGGGCGATCATCAAGTGGTGCCCGGGATGGAGCTTGTCATTCGGCTCACCCTTCCTGACAGAGATGAGCCGGTCGAAATCCAGCGTGTTATTGTTCGATGGGTGCGTGGTCTGTTGTTTGGGGCCAAAGTGGTGACCATGAGCCCGGATGGGGAAGATCGAGTCGGAACGTTTCTGAGTTCCCGCCTTCGCGCCTATTGCGCCTCTTCGTAA
- a CDS encoding branched-chain amino acid transaminase, translating into MLEPVEKIWMDGKFVAWEEANVHVLTHSLHYGLAAFEGLRCYKGKSGSAIFRLQEHVDRLFDSAHIAMMVMPYDKKQIADAIVETVRINRLDACYIRPLVYIGYGAMGVHPGDNPIRMAIAAWKWGAYLGDDALANGMRACVSSFTRHHVNVSMTRGKISGYYVNSIMAKRQAKADGYDEAILLDPEGYVAEGTGENVFIVRRGVLKTTPLTSVLEGITRNSVMQLAQERKITVAEERFTRDEMYIADEVFVTGTAAELTPVREIDNRRIGNGAPGPITRALQHAFFSIVRGEDPAHESWLTRV; encoded by the coding sequence ATGCTGGAACCAGTTGAAAAAATCTGGATGGACGGAAAGTTTGTGGCGTGGGAGGAGGCCAACGTCCATGTCCTGACTCATTCGTTACACTATGGTTTGGCAGCGTTTGAAGGACTCCGGTGTTACAAAGGCAAATCGGGATCCGCAATTTTCCGGCTGCAGGAGCATGTCGATCGACTATTTGATTCGGCCCATATCGCCATGATGGTCATGCCGTATGACAAGAAACAGATTGCCGACGCCATTGTGGAAACAGTTCGCATCAATCGTCTCGATGCCTGTTATATTCGCCCCTTGGTCTACATCGGGTACGGTGCGATGGGCGTGCACCCGGGCGACAATCCGATACGGATGGCCATTGCGGCTTGGAAATGGGGCGCTTACCTGGGTGACGATGCGCTGGCCAATGGGATGCGTGCGTGTGTTTCTTCCTTCACCAGGCACCATGTGAATGTGTCCATGACCAGAGGAAAAATATCCGGGTACTATGTGAACTCCATCATGGCCAAGCGACAGGCCAAGGCCGACGGATATGACGAAGCGATTCTTCTCGACCCCGAGGGCTACGTAGCCGAGGGAACCGGAGAGAATGTGTTTATCGTTCGCCGGGGCGTTCTCAAAACGACGCCGCTCACGTCGGTGCTGGAAGGGATCACGAGAAACTCCGTCATGCAATTGGCCCAAGAGCGAAAAATCACTGTGGCCGAAGAACGATTCACGCGCGATGAAATGTACATCGCCGACGAAGTGTTCGTAACCGGCACTGCCGCCGAATTGACCCCGGTTCGAGAAATCGACAATCGGCGAATCGGAAATGGCGCGCCCGGACCGATTACGCGTGCCCTCCAACATGCCTTCTTTTCGATTGTGCGTGGGGAAGATCCTGCCCACGAATCCTGGCTGACCCGGGTCTGA
- the secG gene encoding preprotein translocase subunit SecG, with the protein MLYTLIVVVHVLICFLMIGAILLQSGKGAEIGAAFGGSSQTVFGSRGPANFLSKFTVIVAAVFMVTSLTLAILAKQRNFSSTVIDLQQKSEPAAPPSGPSSQPPSESHPSGDTPAAGH; encoded by the coding sequence ATGCTGTATACGCTGATTGTCGTAGTCCACGTGCTGATATGTTTTCTGATGATCGGGGCGATTCTTCTGCAATCAGGGAAGGGAGCGGAGATCGGTGCCGCATTCGGCGGCTCCAGTCAGACGGTGTTTGGAAGCCGGGGACCTGCCAACTTCCTGAGCAAGTTTACCGTCATCGTCGCGGCCGTATTCATGGTCACGTCGCTCACGCTGGCAATTTTGGCCAAGCAACGGAACTTTTCCTCGACAGTGATTGACCTGCAGCAAAAAAGCGAACCGGCGGCACCTCCGTCAGGGCCATCCTCCCAGCCACCCTCGGAATCGCATCCGTCAGGGGACACTCCGGCAGCCGGCCACTAA
- a CDS encoding triose-phosphate isomerase, translating to MRRVLIVGNWKLNKTASEAVSFVRELKERLPAPSTTVELAIAPPFTALESVRNALGPSSPIQLGAQNMFWEDSGAFTGEVSAPMLKDLGCRYVILGHSERRTLFGEQNDGIHKKIRAALKHGLRPILCIGESLAQRDGGTTDTVLTHQLQESLSGIPSDAMADFIIAYEPVWAIGTGKAATADQAVAAHRTIRQVLAVTWSPTIAESTRILYGGSVTPQNAESLLSSDQIDGALIGGACLQVDSFATIAKIASVTKSIGV from the coding sequence GTGCGCAGAGTCCTGATCGTCGGCAACTGGAAGCTGAATAAGACCGCGTCCGAAGCGGTCTCCTTCGTGCGTGAGCTGAAAGAGCGCCTTCCTGCTCCATCCACAACCGTTGAACTGGCCATTGCTCCCCCATTCACTGCGCTGGAATCGGTCCGCAACGCCTTGGGCCCATCGTCTCCGATTCAGCTCGGCGCCCAGAATATGTTTTGGGAAGATAGCGGCGCCTTTACGGGAGAAGTCTCCGCGCCGATGCTCAAAGACCTCGGCTGCCGCTATGTCATCCTAGGCCATTCTGAGCGGCGAACTCTTTTCGGCGAGCAGAACGACGGCATCCACAAGAAGATTCGCGCAGCGCTCAAACATGGGCTGCGCCCCATCCTCTGCATCGGGGAATCGCTGGCCCAACGAGACGGCGGGACGACCGACACCGTGCTGACCCACCAACTCCAGGAAAGTCTGTCCGGCATTCCCTCCGACGCAATGGCCGACTTCATCATCGCCTATGAGCCGGTATGGGCGATCGGCACCGGCAAAGCAGCGACAGCGGACCAAGCCGTCGCCGCCCACCGCACGATTCGACAAGTCCTTGCCGTCACATGGTCGCCCACGATCGCCGAATCCACGAGGATTCTCTATGGAGGGAGCGTCACGCCTCAAAATGCAGAATCGTTGTTATCCTCTGACCAGATCGATGGCGCACTCATCGGCGGAGCTTGTCTCCAGGTTGATTCCTTTGCTACAATCGCCAAGATCGCTTCCGTCACGAAGTCAATCGGAGTCTGA
- a CDS encoding phosphoglycerate kinase, with the protein MHKKTIDDVQLRGKRVIIRADFNVPLDEALQITDDTRIRSTLPTINRVVDEGAKVILCSHLGRPKGAFEPKYSLAPVAKRLGRLLGKEVIFAPDCIGPAVEKLVAKMKDGDVLLLENLRFHEGEEKNDDAFAKALASLGDVFINDAFGAAHRAHASTVGITKFIADAAAGALLKKEIEYLEGAVANPVRPFAAILGGAKVSGKIGVIENLGKKVDKVIIGGGMAFTFLKAKGMEIGNSLVEMDMLDFARGIEDHALSRGVKFYLPVDCVVAASREVGAETKIVPVQEIPKGWYALDIGPASVKLFNEAVQNAKTILWNGPMGVFEIDAYARGTFAMAHAIADAYALTIVGGGETSLAVHRAGVSENMSFISTGGGAALELLEGKTLPGLAALPDRPN; encoded by the coding sequence TTGCACAAGAAAACGATCGACGATGTGCAACTTCGTGGCAAGCGCGTCATCATCCGCGCCGATTTCAACGTCCCGCTCGATGAAGCGCTGCAAATTACCGACGACACCCGCATTCGCTCGACCTTGCCGACCATCAATCGCGTCGTCGACGAGGGCGCCAAAGTTATTCTCTGCTCTCACCTCGGTCGGCCGAAGGGTGCCTTTGAGCCCAAGTATAGCCTGGCGCCTGTCGCAAAACGCCTGGGCCGGCTGCTCGGTAAAGAAGTGATCTTCGCGCCGGACTGTATTGGCCCGGCCGTCGAGAAGCTGGTCGCCAAGATGAAGGACGGAGATGTGCTCTTGCTGGAAAATCTCCGCTTTCACGAAGGCGAGGAGAAGAACGACGACGCCTTCGCCAAGGCCCTGGCTTCGCTCGGCGACGTCTTCATCAACGACGCCTTCGGAGCAGCGCATCGGGCTCACGCGTCGACCGTCGGGATCACGAAGTTCATTGCTGACGCGGCCGCAGGCGCGCTGCTGAAGAAGGAAATCGAGTACCTCGAGGGCGCTGTCGCCAACCCCGTTCGGCCGTTTGCCGCCATTCTGGGAGGCGCGAAGGTATCCGGAAAGATCGGCGTCATCGAAAACCTGGGGAAGAAAGTCGATAAAGTCATCATCGGCGGCGGGATGGCGTTTACGTTCTTGAAGGCAAAGGGCATGGAGATCGGTAATTCCCTCGTCGAAATGGACATGTTGGATTTTGCCCGGGGAATCGAAGACCACGCGCTCTCACGAGGAGTCAAATTTTACCTACCCGTCGATTGTGTGGTTGCGGCCAGCCGAGAGGTGGGCGCTGAAACCAAGATTGTTCCTGTGCAGGAGATTCCCAAAGGATGGTATGCCCTCGACATCGGTCCGGCCTCCGTCAAGCTGTTCAATGAAGCGGTTCAAAATGCGAAAACCATCCTGTGGAACGGCCCGATGGGTGTGTTCGAAATCGACGCCTATGCCAGGGGCACGTTTGCCATGGCTCACGCGATCGCCGATGCATACGCCCTCACGATAGTCGGCGGCGGCGAAACGAGTCTGGCCGTTCATCGAGCCGGCGTCTCGGAGAATATGTCGTTCATCTCCACCGGAGGTGGCGCGGCCCTGGAATTACTCGAAGGCAAAACACTTCCCGGCCTTGCGGCGCTGCCTGACCGCCCGAACTGA
- the gap gene encoding type I glyceraldehyde-3-phosphate dehydrogenase, which translates to MAIRVGINGFGRIGRNVLRASMGDKDLHIVAINDLTDAKTLAYLLKYDSVHGTLSASVEAKEDQILVDGKPITVLAVKDPKELPWKALNVDVVIESTGRFTDRESAGKHLSAGAKHVIISAPAKDPDVTIVLGVNDDKLDPKSHHIVSNASCTTNCLAPVAKVLLETFGIKHGTMTTIHSYTNDQQLLDLPHKDLRRARAAGMSMIPTSTGAAKALHLVIPELKGKLDGLAIRVPTPNVSLVDLTVETEKDCDIASVNAAFKKAAEGPLKGILKYSEEPIVSIDQKGDDHSATVDAPLTNVVDKRMVKVTAWYDNEWGYSCRVRDLVKVLAGKSTH; encoded by the coding sequence ATGGGTTCGGACGTATCGGGCGCAACGTGCTGCGTGCGTCGATGGGTGACAAAGACCTTCACATCGTTGCGATCAACGATCTGACGGACGCGAAGACGCTTGCGTATCTGCTCAAGTATGACTCGGTGCACGGCACCCTTTCCGCCAGTGTTGAAGCCAAGGAAGACCAGATCCTCGTGGACGGGAAACCCATCACCGTGCTCGCGGTCAAAGATCCGAAAGAACTGCCCTGGAAGGCGCTGAACGTCGACGTGGTCATAGAATCGACCGGCCGATTTACCGACCGGGAATCTGCGGGTAAACACTTATCCGCCGGCGCCAAGCACGTGATCATCTCGGCACCGGCGAAAGATCCCGATGTGACCATCGTACTCGGCGTGAACGACGACAAGCTCGACCCGAAATCCCACCACATTGTGTCCAATGCCTCCTGCACGACCAACTGCCTGGCGCCCGTTGCCAAAGTCTTGCTGGAAACGTTCGGCATCAAGCATGGGACCATGACCACGATCCATTCTTATACCAACGATCAGCAGCTCCTCGACCTTCCTCACAAGGACCTTCGGCGCGCCCGTGCAGCCGGGATGTCGATGATTCCGACCAGCACCGGCGCGGCCAAAGCCCTGCATCTCGTCATTCCTGAACTCAAGGGCAAATTGGACGGCCTCGCCATTCGCGTACCGACGCCGAATGTGTCCCTGGTCGATCTCACCGTGGAAACCGAGAAGGATTGCGATATCGCATCTGTGAATGCCGCCTTCAAGAAGGCTGCGGAGGGTCCGCTCAAGGGCATTCTCAAGTACTCTGAAGAGCCTATCGTCTCCATCGATCAGAAGGGTGACGATCACTCGGCCACCGTCGATGCTCCATTGACCAACGTTGTAGACAAGCGCATGGTGAAGGTGACAGCCTGGTACGACAACGAATGGGGCTACTCATGCCGAGTCCGCGACCTGGTCAAGGTCTTGGCCGGAAAGTCTACGCACTGA